A genomic region of Daphnia carinata strain CSIRO-1 chromosome 5, CSIRO_AGI_Dcar_HiC_V3, whole genome shotgun sequence contains the following coding sequences:
- the LOC130696585 gene encoding phenoloxidase subunit 1-like isoform X3, whose protein sequence is MSDLELQQRKVLNLFERVSQPFSPKPNITFEFPDFVSDWVFLQSPTDFSPKPGLVPPGSASTDGLNIPELDLVKTIPRGRLFSNFHPGHREAAYTLVKIFKDVPTVAGMLNLAAHPDVRDAVNEHIFVYALSAALIQRKDARSLRLPPIYEIFPGKFFETKVRSEAQTSVQQQKEPAIKQPIIIDKNFAATNRVVENRLSYFREDLGINSHHWHWHLIFPVEATGEIINPPDRRGELFYYMHQQILARYDAERIANGLARVTSYHDWDEPIIEAYFPKLTNANGAIHWASRPAGLVLKDINIPDEGVELGIEFQIQNLELWRTRILHAIHKGSVVKANGEVVQLDETTGTNTLGELIEASQWSADKLFYGDLHNFGHIAVCYIHDPDRSHSENMGVMGDSVTAMRDPIFYRWHKFIDSLFQQFKATLNPYTAQQLTLEGITVNNVEVRRNASPNNPGLNPPKNLIITGWQESIVELDRGLDFSSLRPVQARVTHLQHEDFFYRIQVTNSTKTTQEIVFRIFLAPIADEAGRPFSFREQRLLMIELDKFVVRVTPGANRVKRKSDDSSVTIPFERTFRDLEAAAPATPLAPGGVPTDLPTDRMTNFCGCGWPDHFLVPRGAPNPGMPFTLFAMATSWEEDRVVNGEDTKKLCRNAASYCGVLDEKYPDKRPMGFPFDRPPDKMMTTLAKFVEKSPNMKTTEIRIQFEDRIIRRFPQQ, encoded by the exons ATGTCGGATTTGGAGCTTCAGCAACGGAAAGTTCTTAACCTTTTCGAGCGGGTTTCTCAGCCATTTTCACCTAAACCGAACATTACTTTTGAATTTCCGGATTTTGTG TCTGATTGGGTCTTTCTTCAGTCTCCAACAGATTTTTCTCCAAAACCTGGTTTAGTCCCCCCTGGTAGTGCATCTACTGATGGCTTGAATATCCCCGAATTAGACCTGGTAAAGACGATTCCACGCGGAAGATTATTCTCGAATTTTCATCCAGGCCACCGTGAAGCCGCCTACACACTTGTTAAGATCTTTAAAG ATGTCCCTACTGTGGCTGGTATGTTGAATTTGGCTGCCCATCCCGATGTACGCGATGCTGTAAACGAGCATATTTTCGTCTATGCTTTGTCTGCTGCCCTCATTCAAAGAAAAGATGCTCGCTCGTTACGTCTTCCGCCCATCTATGAAATTTTTCCAGGGAaattttttg AGACTAAAGTGCGAAGCGAAGCACAGACGAGtgttcaacagcaaaaagagcCGGCCATTAAACAACCCATCATCATCGATAAAAA CTTTGCAGCTACAAACAGAGTCGTGGAAAATAGGTTGTCTTATTTCCGCGAAGACTTGG GCATCAACAGCCATCATTGGCattggcatttaatttttccaGTGGAAGCGACAGGAGAAATCATAAATCCACCAGATCGTCGTGGCGAACTATTCTATTACATGCACCAACAAATTTTGGCTCG TTATGATGCTGAAAGAATAGCTAATGGTCTGGCCCGCGTAACGTCATATCACGACTGGGACGAACCCATTATAGAAGCCTACTTTCCGAAACTTACAAATGCCAACGGTGCCATTCATTGGGCATCTCGTCCGGCTGGGCTCGTTCTCAAG GACATTAATATTCCCGACGAAGGCGTCGAACTTGGAATCGAATTTCAAATTCAGAATCTAGAACTGTGGCGCACCCGAATTCTTCACGCTATACACAAAGGATCCGTAGTAAAG GCGAATGGCGAAGTCGTCCAGTTAGATGAAACAACGGGTACAAACACCTTAGGAGAGCTCATCGAAGCGTCGCAGTGGTCTGCCGACAAGTTGTTTTACGGTGATCTGCACAATTTTGGACACATTGCAGTGTGTTATATTCACGACCCTGACCGCAGCCATTCG gaaaacatgggAGTGATGGGCGATTCGGTGACGGCCATGCGTGACCCCATCTTCTACCGATGGCACAAGTTCATCGACTCACTTTTCCAGCAATTCAAAGCCACCTTAAATCCCTATACTGCTCAACAG TTGACTCTGGAAGGAATTACAGTGAACAACGTCGAAGTACGCCGCAACGCTTCTCCTAATAATCCCGGGTTAAATCCACCAAAAAATCTCATTATCACAG GCTGGCAAGAAAGTATTGTGGAGCTGGACCGCGGTTTAGATTTCTCAAGCTTGCGTCCCGTCCAA GCACGAGTGACGCACCTGCAGCATGAAGATTTTTTCTATCGAATACAAGTGACCAATTCGACAAAAACTACACAAGAAATTGTGTTCCGAATTTTTTTGGCACCGATCGCAGACGAGGCAGGTCGCCCATTTTCCTTCAGAGAACAACGTCTTCTAATGATCGAGCTGGACAAATTTGTTGTGAGAG TTACCCCTGGAGCTAACAGAGTCAAGAGAAAATCGGACGATTCCTCCGTGACGATCCCGTTTGAACGTACGTTTAGAGATCTGGAAGCAGCTGCTCCCGCGACACCACTCGCTCCAGGAG GTGTCCCAACCGACTTGCCGACCGACAGAATGACCAATTTCTGTGGTTGCGG GTGGCCGGATCACTTTTTAGTGCCGCGAGGTGCGCCTAACCCAGGAATGCCCTTCACGCTGTTCGCCATGGCCACCAGCTGGGAAGAGGATCGCGTCGTTAATG GTGAGGACACTAAAAAACTCTGCCGCAATGCAGCCTCTTATTGCGGAGTATTAGATGAAAAGTATCCCGACAAGAGACCGATGGGCTTTCCATTTGATCGCCCCCCTGATAAAATGATGACCACGTTGGCGAAATTTGTTGAAAAGTCGCCTAATATGAAAACCACAGAGATCCGCATTCAGTTTGAAGATCGCATCATACGTCGATTTCCCCAACAGTAA
- the LOC130696585 gene encoding phenoloxidase subunit 1-like isoform X2, with product MSDLELQQRKVLNLFERVSQPFSPKPNITFEFPDFVSPTDFSPKPGLVPPGSASTDGLNIPELDLVKTIPRGRLFSNFHPGHREAAYTLVKIFKDVPTVAGMLNLAAHPDVRDAVNEHIFVYALSAALIQRKDARSLRLPPIYEIFPGKFFETKVRSEAQTSVQQQKEPAIKQPIIIDKNFAATNRVVENRLSYFREDLGKLHNCFVYIVRKNHVVHFISQGINSHHWHWHLIFPVEATGEIINPPDRRGELFYYMHQQILARYDAERIANGLARVTSYHDWDEPIIEAYFPKLTNANGAIHWASRPAGLVLKDINIPDEGVELGIEFQIQNLELWRTRILHAIHKGSVVKANGEVVQLDETTGTNTLGELIEASQWSADKLFYGDLHNFGHIAVCYIHDPDRSHSENMGVMGDSVTAMRDPIFYRWHKFIDSLFQQFKATLNPYTAQQLTLEGITVNNVEVRRNASPNNPGLNPPKNLIITGWQESIVELDRGLDFSSLRPVQARVTHLQHEDFFYRIQVTNSTKTTQEIVFRIFLAPIADEAGRPFSFREQRLLMIELDKFVVRVTPGANRVKRKSDDSSVTIPFERTFRDLEAAAPATPLAPGGVPTDLPTDRMTNFCGCGWPDHFLVPRGAPNPGMPFTLFAMATSWEEDRVVNGEDTKKLCRNAASYCGVLDEKYPDKRPMGFPFDRPPDKMMTTLAKFVEKSPNMKTTEIRIQFEDRIIRRFPQQ from the exons ATGTCGGATTTGGAGCTTCAGCAACGGAAAGTTCTTAACCTTTTCGAGCGGGTTTCTCAGCCATTTTCACCTAAACCGAACATTACTTTTGAATTTCCGGATTTTGTG TCTCCAACAGATTTTTCTCCAAAACCTGGTTTAGTCCCCCCTGGTAGTGCATCTACTGATGGCTTGAATATCCCCGAATTAGACCTGGTAAAGACGATTCCACGCGGAAGATTATTCTCGAATTTTCATCCAGGCCACCGTGAAGCCGCCTACACACTTGTTAAGATCTTTAAAG ATGTCCCTACTGTGGCTGGTATGTTGAATTTGGCTGCCCATCCCGATGTACGCGATGCTGTAAACGAGCATATTTTCGTCTATGCTTTGTCTGCTGCCCTCATTCAAAGAAAAGATGCTCGCTCGTTACGTCTTCCGCCCATCTATGAAATTTTTCCAGGGAaattttttg AGACTAAAGTGCGAAGCGAAGCACAGACGAGtgttcaacagcaaaaagagcCGGCCATTAAACAACCCATCATCATCGATAAAAA CTTTGCAGCTACAAACAGAGTCGTGGAAAATAGGTTGTCTTATTTCCGCGAAGACTTGGGTAAGTTGcataattgttttgtttatatagTAAGAAAAAATCATGTTGTACATTTTATTTCCCAAGGCATCAACAGCCATCATTGGCattggcatttaatttttccaGTGGAAGCGACAGGAGAAATCATAAATCCACCAGATCGTCGTGGCGAACTATTCTATTACATGCACCAACAAATTTTGGCTCG TTATGATGCTGAAAGAATAGCTAATGGTCTGGCCCGCGTAACGTCATATCACGACTGGGACGAACCCATTATAGAAGCCTACTTTCCGAAACTTACAAATGCCAACGGTGCCATTCATTGGGCATCTCGTCCGGCTGGGCTCGTTCTCAAG GACATTAATATTCCCGACGAAGGCGTCGAACTTGGAATCGAATTTCAAATTCAGAATCTAGAACTGTGGCGCACCCGAATTCTTCACGCTATACACAAAGGATCCGTAGTAAAG GCGAATGGCGAAGTCGTCCAGTTAGATGAAACAACGGGTACAAACACCTTAGGAGAGCTCATCGAAGCGTCGCAGTGGTCTGCCGACAAGTTGTTTTACGGTGATCTGCACAATTTTGGACACATTGCAGTGTGTTATATTCACGACCCTGACCGCAGCCATTCG gaaaacatgggAGTGATGGGCGATTCGGTGACGGCCATGCGTGACCCCATCTTCTACCGATGGCACAAGTTCATCGACTCACTTTTCCAGCAATTCAAAGCCACCTTAAATCCCTATACTGCTCAACAG TTGACTCTGGAAGGAATTACAGTGAACAACGTCGAAGTACGCCGCAACGCTTCTCCTAATAATCCCGGGTTAAATCCACCAAAAAATCTCATTATCACAG GCTGGCAAGAAAGTATTGTGGAGCTGGACCGCGGTTTAGATTTCTCAAGCTTGCGTCCCGTCCAA GCACGAGTGACGCACCTGCAGCATGAAGATTTTTTCTATCGAATACAAGTGACCAATTCGACAAAAACTACACAAGAAATTGTGTTCCGAATTTTTTTGGCACCGATCGCAGACGAGGCAGGTCGCCCATTTTCCTTCAGAGAACAACGTCTTCTAATGATCGAGCTGGACAAATTTGTTGTGAGAG TTACCCCTGGAGCTAACAGAGTCAAGAGAAAATCGGACGATTCCTCCGTGACGATCCCGTTTGAACGTACGTTTAGAGATCTGGAAGCAGCTGCTCCCGCGACACCACTCGCTCCAGGAG GTGTCCCAACCGACTTGCCGACCGACAGAATGACCAATTTCTGTGGTTGCGG GTGGCCGGATCACTTTTTAGTGCCGCGAGGTGCGCCTAACCCAGGAATGCCCTTCACGCTGTTCGCCATGGCCACCAGCTGGGAAGAGGATCGCGTCGTTAATG GTGAGGACACTAAAAAACTCTGCCGCAATGCAGCCTCTTATTGCGGAGTATTAGATGAAAAGTATCCCGACAAGAGACCGATGGGCTTTCCATTTGATCGCCCCCCTGATAAAATGATGACCACGTTGGCGAAATTTGTTGAAAAGTCGCCTAATATGAAAACCACAGAGATCCGCATTCAGTTTGAAGATCGCATCATACGTCGATTTCCCCAACAGTAA
- the LOC130696585 gene encoding phenoloxidase subunit 1-like isoform X1 — protein MSDLELQQRKVLNLFERVSQPFSPKPNITFEFPDFVSDWVFLQSPTDFSPKPGLVPPGSASTDGLNIPELDLVKTIPRGRLFSNFHPGHREAAYTLVKIFKDVPTVAGMLNLAAHPDVRDAVNEHIFVYALSAALIQRKDARSLRLPPIYEIFPGKFFETKVRSEAQTSVQQQKEPAIKQPIIIDKNFAATNRVVENRLSYFREDLGKLHNCFVYIVRKNHVVHFISQGINSHHWHWHLIFPVEATGEIINPPDRRGELFYYMHQQILARYDAERIANGLARVTSYHDWDEPIIEAYFPKLTNANGAIHWASRPAGLVLKDINIPDEGVELGIEFQIQNLELWRTRILHAIHKGSVVKANGEVVQLDETTGTNTLGELIEASQWSADKLFYGDLHNFGHIAVCYIHDPDRSHSENMGVMGDSVTAMRDPIFYRWHKFIDSLFQQFKATLNPYTAQQLTLEGITVNNVEVRRNASPNNPGLNPPKNLIITGWQESIVELDRGLDFSSLRPVQARVTHLQHEDFFYRIQVTNSTKTTQEIVFRIFLAPIADEAGRPFSFREQRLLMIELDKFVVRVTPGANRVKRKSDDSSVTIPFERTFRDLEAAAPATPLAPGGVPTDLPTDRMTNFCGCGWPDHFLVPRGAPNPGMPFTLFAMATSWEEDRVVNGEDTKKLCRNAASYCGVLDEKYPDKRPMGFPFDRPPDKMMTTLAKFVEKSPNMKTTEIRIQFEDRIIRRFPQQ, from the exons ATGTCGGATTTGGAGCTTCAGCAACGGAAAGTTCTTAACCTTTTCGAGCGGGTTTCTCAGCCATTTTCACCTAAACCGAACATTACTTTTGAATTTCCGGATTTTGTG TCTGATTGGGTCTTTCTTCAGTCTCCAACAGATTTTTCTCCAAAACCTGGTTTAGTCCCCCCTGGTAGTGCATCTACTGATGGCTTGAATATCCCCGAATTAGACCTGGTAAAGACGATTCCACGCGGAAGATTATTCTCGAATTTTCATCCAGGCCACCGTGAAGCCGCCTACACACTTGTTAAGATCTTTAAAG ATGTCCCTACTGTGGCTGGTATGTTGAATTTGGCTGCCCATCCCGATGTACGCGATGCTGTAAACGAGCATATTTTCGTCTATGCTTTGTCTGCTGCCCTCATTCAAAGAAAAGATGCTCGCTCGTTACGTCTTCCGCCCATCTATGAAATTTTTCCAGGGAaattttttg AGACTAAAGTGCGAAGCGAAGCACAGACGAGtgttcaacagcaaaaagagcCGGCCATTAAACAACCCATCATCATCGATAAAAA CTTTGCAGCTACAAACAGAGTCGTGGAAAATAGGTTGTCTTATTTCCGCGAAGACTTGGGTAAGTTGcataattgttttgtttatatagTAAGAAAAAATCATGTTGTACATTTTATTTCCCAAGGCATCAACAGCCATCATTGGCattggcatttaatttttccaGTGGAAGCGACAGGAGAAATCATAAATCCACCAGATCGTCGTGGCGAACTATTCTATTACATGCACCAACAAATTTTGGCTCG TTATGATGCTGAAAGAATAGCTAATGGTCTGGCCCGCGTAACGTCATATCACGACTGGGACGAACCCATTATAGAAGCCTACTTTCCGAAACTTACAAATGCCAACGGTGCCATTCATTGGGCATCTCGTCCGGCTGGGCTCGTTCTCAAG GACATTAATATTCCCGACGAAGGCGTCGAACTTGGAATCGAATTTCAAATTCAGAATCTAGAACTGTGGCGCACCCGAATTCTTCACGCTATACACAAAGGATCCGTAGTAAAG GCGAATGGCGAAGTCGTCCAGTTAGATGAAACAACGGGTACAAACACCTTAGGAGAGCTCATCGAAGCGTCGCAGTGGTCTGCCGACAAGTTGTTTTACGGTGATCTGCACAATTTTGGACACATTGCAGTGTGTTATATTCACGACCCTGACCGCAGCCATTCG gaaaacatgggAGTGATGGGCGATTCGGTGACGGCCATGCGTGACCCCATCTTCTACCGATGGCACAAGTTCATCGACTCACTTTTCCAGCAATTCAAAGCCACCTTAAATCCCTATACTGCTCAACAG TTGACTCTGGAAGGAATTACAGTGAACAACGTCGAAGTACGCCGCAACGCTTCTCCTAATAATCCCGGGTTAAATCCACCAAAAAATCTCATTATCACAG GCTGGCAAGAAAGTATTGTGGAGCTGGACCGCGGTTTAGATTTCTCAAGCTTGCGTCCCGTCCAA GCACGAGTGACGCACCTGCAGCATGAAGATTTTTTCTATCGAATACAAGTGACCAATTCGACAAAAACTACACAAGAAATTGTGTTCCGAATTTTTTTGGCACCGATCGCAGACGAGGCAGGTCGCCCATTTTCCTTCAGAGAACAACGTCTTCTAATGATCGAGCTGGACAAATTTGTTGTGAGAG TTACCCCTGGAGCTAACAGAGTCAAGAGAAAATCGGACGATTCCTCCGTGACGATCCCGTTTGAACGTACGTTTAGAGATCTGGAAGCAGCTGCTCCCGCGACACCACTCGCTCCAGGAG GTGTCCCAACCGACTTGCCGACCGACAGAATGACCAATTTCTGTGGTTGCGG GTGGCCGGATCACTTTTTAGTGCCGCGAGGTGCGCCTAACCCAGGAATGCCCTTCACGCTGTTCGCCATGGCCACCAGCTGGGAAGAGGATCGCGTCGTTAATG GTGAGGACACTAAAAAACTCTGCCGCAATGCAGCCTCTTATTGCGGAGTATTAGATGAAAAGTATCCCGACAAGAGACCGATGGGCTTTCCATTTGATCGCCCCCCTGATAAAATGATGACCACGTTGGCGAAATTTGTTGAAAAGTCGCCTAATATGAAAACCACAGAGATCCGCATTCAGTTTGAAGATCGCATCATACGTCGATTTCCCCAACAGTAA
- the LOC130696585 gene encoding phenoloxidase subunit 1-like isoform X4, translating into MSDLELQQRKVLNLFERVSQPFSPKPNITFEFPDFVSPTDFSPKPGLVPPGSASTDGLNIPELDLVKTIPRGRLFSNFHPGHREAAYTLVKIFKDVPTVAGMLNLAAHPDVRDAVNEHIFVYALSAALIQRKDARSLRLPPIYEIFPGKFFETKVRSEAQTSVQQQKEPAIKQPIIIDKNFAATNRVVENRLSYFREDLGINSHHWHWHLIFPVEATGEIINPPDRRGELFYYMHQQILARYDAERIANGLARVTSYHDWDEPIIEAYFPKLTNANGAIHWASRPAGLVLKDINIPDEGVELGIEFQIQNLELWRTRILHAIHKGSVVKANGEVVQLDETTGTNTLGELIEASQWSADKLFYGDLHNFGHIAVCYIHDPDRSHSENMGVMGDSVTAMRDPIFYRWHKFIDSLFQQFKATLNPYTAQQLTLEGITVNNVEVRRNASPNNPGLNPPKNLIITGWQESIVELDRGLDFSSLRPVQARVTHLQHEDFFYRIQVTNSTKTTQEIVFRIFLAPIADEAGRPFSFREQRLLMIELDKFVVRVTPGANRVKRKSDDSSVTIPFERTFRDLEAAAPATPLAPGGVPTDLPTDRMTNFCGCGWPDHFLVPRGAPNPGMPFTLFAMATSWEEDRVVNGEDTKKLCRNAASYCGVLDEKYPDKRPMGFPFDRPPDKMMTTLAKFVEKSPNMKTTEIRIQFEDRIIRRFPQQ; encoded by the exons ATGTCGGATTTGGAGCTTCAGCAACGGAAAGTTCTTAACCTTTTCGAGCGGGTTTCTCAGCCATTTTCACCTAAACCGAACATTACTTTTGAATTTCCGGATTTTGTG TCTCCAACAGATTTTTCTCCAAAACCTGGTTTAGTCCCCCCTGGTAGTGCATCTACTGATGGCTTGAATATCCCCGAATTAGACCTGGTAAAGACGATTCCACGCGGAAGATTATTCTCGAATTTTCATCCAGGCCACCGTGAAGCCGCCTACACACTTGTTAAGATCTTTAAAG ATGTCCCTACTGTGGCTGGTATGTTGAATTTGGCTGCCCATCCCGATGTACGCGATGCTGTAAACGAGCATATTTTCGTCTATGCTTTGTCTGCTGCCCTCATTCAAAGAAAAGATGCTCGCTCGTTACGTCTTCCGCCCATCTATGAAATTTTTCCAGGGAaattttttg AGACTAAAGTGCGAAGCGAAGCACAGACGAGtgttcaacagcaaaaagagcCGGCCATTAAACAACCCATCATCATCGATAAAAA CTTTGCAGCTACAAACAGAGTCGTGGAAAATAGGTTGTCTTATTTCCGCGAAGACTTGG GCATCAACAGCCATCATTGGCattggcatttaatttttccaGTGGAAGCGACAGGAGAAATCATAAATCCACCAGATCGTCGTGGCGAACTATTCTATTACATGCACCAACAAATTTTGGCTCG TTATGATGCTGAAAGAATAGCTAATGGTCTGGCCCGCGTAACGTCATATCACGACTGGGACGAACCCATTATAGAAGCCTACTTTCCGAAACTTACAAATGCCAACGGTGCCATTCATTGGGCATCTCGTCCGGCTGGGCTCGTTCTCAAG GACATTAATATTCCCGACGAAGGCGTCGAACTTGGAATCGAATTTCAAATTCAGAATCTAGAACTGTGGCGCACCCGAATTCTTCACGCTATACACAAAGGATCCGTAGTAAAG GCGAATGGCGAAGTCGTCCAGTTAGATGAAACAACGGGTACAAACACCTTAGGAGAGCTCATCGAAGCGTCGCAGTGGTCTGCCGACAAGTTGTTTTACGGTGATCTGCACAATTTTGGACACATTGCAGTGTGTTATATTCACGACCCTGACCGCAGCCATTCG gaaaacatgggAGTGATGGGCGATTCGGTGACGGCCATGCGTGACCCCATCTTCTACCGATGGCACAAGTTCATCGACTCACTTTTCCAGCAATTCAAAGCCACCTTAAATCCCTATACTGCTCAACAG TTGACTCTGGAAGGAATTACAGTGAACAACGTCGAAGTACGCCGCAACGCTTCTCCTAATAATCCCGGGTTAAATCCACCAAAAAATCTCATTATCACAG GCTGGCAAGAAAGTATTGTGGAGCTGGACCGCGGTTTAGATTTCTCAAGCTTGCGTCCCGTCCAA GCACGAGTGACGCACCTGCAGCATGAAGATTTTTTCTATCGAATACAAGTGACCAATTCGACAAAAACTACACAAGAAATTGTGTTCCGAATTTTTTTGGCACCGATCGCAGACGAGGCAGGTCGCCCATTTTCCTTCAGAGAACAACGTCTTCTAATGATCGAGCTGGACAAATTTGTTGTGAGAG TTACCCCTGGAGCTAACAGAGTCAAGAGAAAATCGGACGATTCCTCCGTGACGATCCCGTTTGAACGTACGTTTAGAGATCTGGAAGCAGCTGCTCCCGCGACACCACTCGCTCCAGGAG GTGTCCCAACCGACTTGCCGACCGACAGAATGACCAATTTCTGTGGTTGCGG GTGGCCGGATCACTTTTTAGTGCCGCGAGGTGCGCCTAACCCAGGAATGCCCTTCACGCTGTTCGCCATGGCCACCAGCTGGGAAGAGGATCGCGTCGTTAATG GTGAGGACACTAAAAAACTCTGCCGCAATGCAGCCTCTTATTGCGGAGTATTAGATGAAAAGTATCCCGACAAGAGACCGATGGGCTTTCCATTTGATCGCCCCCCTGATAAAATGATGACCACGTTGGCGAAATTTGTTGAAAAGTCGCCTAATATGAAAACCACAGAGATCCGCATTCAGTTTGAAGATCGCATCATACGTCGATTTCCCCAACAGTAA